The Hevea brasiliensis isolate MT/VB/25A 57/8 chromosome 1, ASM3005281v1, whole genome shotgun sequence DNA segment CCAATGTACTTTTCTCAAGTTCTGTTCTTTGGAAATCATCAAAGGGCGCGATTACCAACTCTATGAAATACATTATGTAGTACTTAAGGAGTGTACGCGTTTGATCAGGAGTGTATATAGTTGCATGCTAATAAGATAAAGTTGCTACCATatcttaattaagaaattaatgcTGATACTGATTCTACATTTTCCATGGCTCCAAGTCATCTTTTAGACGTTTGTATTTCTTAGCAAAGACTGTAGTGTCTTCTTAGAATTGTGTTTTCATATGAGGCAATGTCATTAGGCAGTCTTTGCTATATGATTTTCATGCTTGATATGTTTGAGTGTGATTGAATACTAAAACAACAGTTTTTCCAGTGATTAATGCGAAAGAGCAGTGATTGGCTGCATCATTAATGCGAAAGAGCATTTTTGTTTTTTAGCAAAATCAAAAGGGGGGGGCTCACCAATTGCCAGTATGCTTAACAGCCCAAAATTTGTGGTCCTTCTCTGCATGCTCTTGACGTCACCATACCTCATGTAGCACTTTCTATATAAATCTAATAGCACCTTTAAAAGATTACACCAAAAATAGTTTAACAACACCAAGGAAAATGCTTCACATCCTCTTTCTTGCTGCTCTCCTATTCTTTCCATCCTCTCAAGCTGCAGATTTCTGTGTTGCAAAACTAAAAGGTGCGGGTAGTCCCTCCGGATATGCCTGCAGGAACCCTGCAATTGTCACAGTTGATGATTTTGTATTCAGTGGCCTAGGCGCTGCTGGTAACACTACAAATATCATCAGTGCTGCTGTGACCCCAGGTTTCGTGCAGCAATTTCCAGGCGTAAATGGTCTTGGCCTGTCCACCGCACGGCTAGACCTTGCACCAGGGGGTGTCATCCCAATTCACACCCACCCTGCTGCCTCTGAAATTCTCTTTGTGGTCTATGGAAAAATCACTGCTGGATTCATTTCGTCATCTGCAAATAAGGTTTATGTAAAAACTCTCAAGAAAGGTGATGTTATGATTTTTCCACAAGGGTTGCTTCATTTTCAGATAAATGCTGGCGGTACAACAGCACTTGCTATTGTTAGCTTCAATAGCCCTGAACCTGGTCTGCAAATTACTGATTTTGCATTGTTCGGCAATAACTTGCCCTCTAATTTGGTGGAGAAAACAACTTTTCTAGATGATGCTCAAGTGAAGAAGCTCAAGGGTGTCCTTGGTGGCACTGGCTAGGCTTGCTTAAAATTGTTTCATGCTCACATCCCTTCTTTGTTGTGTTGTAGTTGGACTAATTAATGTGGTTTTGTTCTGTGGACTATTGGTTAGTTGGAGAACTGTACTTGTCCGGTAGCAATTAAAAGCTCTGTTCTAAAAATAATCCATacaattaaaaagaaatatatataaaatttaaagtgAATCAATAAAAAGCctatttttatcaataaatttattatcacATAAATCCAACACTACACTTTGACTCTCCCATTGATCAATTCTGATTCGAACCGATCGAAAATTATCTATTCACAGTTCATTAAAAATGCGAACCGGAATTGGCTCTTAAATCCCTAAAGTTCTAGTCCATGTTCTAACTTATATTGCATCACCTGTACTCTCTTCCTTTATTGTGCTTCAACTGAACTTAGCTTTTCATTGATTAACCCAATATTTTGCTCAATTCCATTTTCTGGAAAACGTCTCTTTCCATATTATCACACTCATCCTTCACTGCCAACCATTCGTTGCCAGACCCTTTAGCAGCTTCACACTTCACCGATAATAGGTCTTTAAGTCTGGTGCTCACCCTGGGTGTTTTGACTGGGAGCTTGCAGGCTACTTCTGCCTCACTTATACATGTTACATGCCTGAATAAACTCGCAGCACCATCCAACCCTTCATTATTACTATGCATTCCTATTATTATCAGTCAAGTGAtcctatttttatttcttttttttttattgcttCTGTCTTCTGGAGATGCAGATGCATGCCACCAATCTTTTTGGATTCGACACAAACAATCCCTCTGTAACCCATTATCGAGTTGTTCTGCAACACATGCTTGTATTGATACTTAAGTGTTTTTCACCATTAGATTGTTCAAGCATTCTATCTTAGCCTTTAAACTTATTGAACTTATTACCCTTTTACCTAAGCTTTAAACTCAAGCTTAACAATTTATCTGCTAAGGATTGTAGATGTTAGAGAATGGTGGCAGGGCAATTCACTCTTTTTCTCTGTCCCATGCACTGCAATGGGTCTGAATCTGATCGAAATATCAAGCCTCAGTTCAGTGGCTCTAAAACTGTGAAAGAGGACAAAAACCTGACCTGAGGGAAAGCTTACGTGCAGAGACTTACTCACTCTGCTGCCAGTAGGGTTGTTAGAAATGGCAGGAATCTTGGCTCGGGGGAAGTTTTGTGGACTATTTTGGCAGGTGCAGACAATGGCTTGTTACATTGTTGGGATTACAATGCAAACCATGGTAATTGGCTATTGTTCTTCCTATATCTGAATGATTCCTTGCCTCATTTTGAAGATGGCATCTCTTTTGACTATAATTATCAGATAGATAACTCAAATGATTGACCGAAAGACATGGCCGCGCTTGACACCTGACAGCGGCCACCGCGTCGAGGATGGATCAGCTATGAATAGGAGTACGTGAGCGAATAGAAatggaaaaaattattatttcttttttagtttttctacttttaaaaaaataaatattaaaaaattattttttaatcttataattttaatttttaattcctcctattattttaaataatttaaaataagtcATATAAGCATGGATAAACTTTTAGATAGATCAAAAGCATAAGTCATATAAGCAGCACGAATAATGTTATGTTTGTGATGTAGGACAATGGTTAGTGCACTAAGCAAGGTTTTATCAACTGTGCCCTCTCTAGCACAAAATGCATAAATGCATTTTCCTTTCTGACCATCCAGATGGAGGCCCTTAATCTTGTTATTATCTCTATGGTAGTTCCAGAAAACAGAATTGAACTACAAATATTCACAATTTTACAATATCAAAGTAATGAGTTATCAGATCAATTGAGTCACTCCCAATTTTTTTTTCGAAGGTTTCCTCCCTAGCATCTTCTTATCTATATTGCACGTGGAGCCAGTAGATTCAAACTTGGGCAGCATTTTCTTCTTTCAACCATAATAACTAGAAAAACGTTAGGACCTTTTTCTTTTAAAACCTGGAAAAATCTTTGAGCTCAGAAGTTGCTATCTAAAAAGTATATAATTAATGTCCTTAATGATGTTCTGAATTTCAATTTGTGCACCTCTCTAAAGTCCCCCGTCACCCCTTTTTCAGTGATAGCCTTGTGAAAAGAACAGTATTTCATCTGTTCTCTCTAATGGTCTGTATATGAAATAATTTAGAGCATTGCTAATTAGTTCATTCATGCCCATGCTAATTAGTTCATTCATGCCCATGCTGTGTGGCAGCAAGCTTAGCTGGAGGGGAATTATTCTTTACCACACAAATGTTACATGGTTGAATTTGAAGGACGACAAGGTTTTGATTGGTACCCTTTGGGCTCTTAGCTGTCAAATTGTCTTGTTAGAatcctcctttctttcttcccatGTGCTGCTATTGGACCACAAATTTGATGATTTCGCAATCGTATCTTCCCTGCCTTCCAACAATGTACTTTTCTCAATTTTGTTTGTAAGATTTTGTCCCGTAATTAATATTATCATATGGGTTAAAATCAATTCCTTTAATGTGGAtcaatattaattgatatttactatAATTactataaatttcaattatacaagaattactttaattattaaagtaaattctaattctaattcTAAGTCTtggatatgtatatatataagctAGTCATTTCTTTATTCACAAGGTCACAcacattctctttcataaagtTAGAGATATTAGGGTAATCTCAAGAAAGTCTTTCATCACGAAAGTTTTGTGTGTGAATCAAGAAGGGTCAAGAAGAGAAATCAGTTTATTGAATTAAATGATCTCTCTCAGTTATTAGCATGGCTCAATTAAACTCTGCATCAGGTATGTTTTCTAGatctatgagaatttatttattcaagATCCATTATTAGGGTGATGGTTGAATCTTATATTTATGATTCATATTAtgtttatgattattatgatctaTTAAGAATTATTTTACATGTAATATCAGAGTCTTAGgttttgaataattaaatttctCCGTTAAATTTATAATGAACATGATATTGATGTTCTTGATATTAGATTTAGGTAGAATTAAAGTATAAATTATAAAGATTTAAGGATTaaaaattaatgtttaatgattaattgaaaaataaataaataaataaataaagtttgGCCAAAACTCATTGGATTCAGCCATGGAGGGTCAacatgttgaaaaacatatttacaaaataaatgaaattgggaACGAGTGTTTctgaaaagaattaaaaaaaaaatgctttgCCAAAATTTAATTTGGCTAAGCACAGTACAATGAAACTTGTTGGAAACTTGATTCCCCATTTAGAAACAAATAAAGAAATTAACTTGGCCAAATTTCTCTTTAGATGGCTATGGAAAGTTAAAATCGGGAACAAGTCCTTccgaaaaataataaataatcataatgaaaataaaatacgaTAAGGAGGGTTGCAATATCCAATTAAGATTTTAtcctttaaataaattaaataatgttATCTATCCAATTTaattaagaattggaattaaacctAATTATTGAATAAATAATAGGTTTTATTAAGATAAATAATTTACATGCATGCCTtatgatatttattttaatttgttagtcaccaaagtgactaaactaaaataaaataaaattaatagtttGTTAGTCACCAAAATGGCTAAACTATAAATGATGTTTATATACATATAAAATTATCAATTTTCCACGCTAATAGATTCCTATGATGAAAAATGGattaattgatacccactagtcaTCAGAACTTAAGGATTTTATGCAAAAgtaaatcaattattctatgaatagtaagaattatgaggacaataatattttatcaaatgtaTATTGGATGTCCAAAGGCAACATGTATATTTGATGTAAGTTAATTATTGTCTAATCAAGTTTATAGGCATTTAATTTAGGAAAATCTATTGTAGTATCGACCCAAAGAAGAATTGTAGTATACtctaattatttaaattgtttgaatataTTGTAATTTGAgtatgtaaatattatttttgCAGCTATTAATCTTCATTCGCAAGCTTCATCTGTTATTGTATTCAATGGGCAAAACTTCTTTGAATGGTGTGAGCAAGTCAAGTTCTATTTAGGTGTCTTGAAACTTGACTTAGCATTATTGGAAGACAAATCTGCTGCTATTACAGATACAAGAAGTGAAGAAGAGAAGTTGCACCATAAGCAATGGGAACGACCAAATAGATTAAGCCTTATGTTTCTGCGAATAACTATTGCCAATAACATTAAGACAACAATTCCGCAAATTGAAAATGCAAAAGAATACCTTAATTTTGTGGAAGAACAGTTTCATTCTGCAGACAAGTCACTCGCTGGTACTTCAATGGCACAACTCACGACCATAAAGTATAATGTGTTAAAGAGTATACACGAGCACATTATAGAGATAAGTGATATTACAGCAAGGCTAAAGATCTTAGGGATGGTGGTGGATGATTCCTTCTTGGTGCAGTTCATTCTGAACTAACTACCTCCTGAATATGGGTCATTTCAAATCAATTACAACACTTTTAATGATAAGTGGAATGTTAATGAATTGGCCAGTAAGCTAGTTCAGGAGGAAACGAGACTAAAGAATCAAGGGGCTCATTATGTCAATATTATGGGTTAAGGTGGTGGTAAGGAACTTAAACCAAAGGCCAACAAgtttaagaagaaaaataaaggatcTTCAAATGCTTCTCAAACTTGAAAAAGGGCACAAATGGCAGATAAATGTTGCTTCTGAAAGAAAGTAGGACACTATCAGAAAGATTATCGTAAACGTAAAGCTTGGTTCGAAAAGAAAGGTAATCCTTATGCTCATGTATGTTTCGAATCAAACTTAATTTAAGTTCCTAATAATACTTGGTGGCTTGATTCTGGTGCTACTACTCATGTATCCAACTTGATACAAGGATTTCTTATGATCCAAACCATAAACCCAACTAAAGACTTCTTATTTATGGGGAACCGAATGAAGGCTCCAATTGAAGCCATAAGGACTTACTGTTTGATCTTGGACAGTGGTTACCACTTAGATCTTTTATAAACTCTCTATGTACCTTCAGTTTCTAGGAATGTTATTTCTATTTCAAAACTTGATGCATCTGGGGTTAATGTTAAGTTTGGACATGGATGTTtcagtttatttaataataataataataatttcattattGGTTTTGGAATTCATACTGATGGTTTATATAGGCTGAAACTTGATGATAATTTTACTGAATCCTTGCTTGTCACCTATGGTAGTACTGAGATTAAGCATAGTAAACTGAATGAAGATTCTGCACTTTTGTGGTATAAGTGTTTGGCTCATATATCGAAAGAAAGATTAGAGAGGTTGATAAAGAATGAGATTCTACTGAGTCTAGATTTTACGGATcttgatgtgtgtgtggattgcaTTAAGGGAAAGCAAACCAAACACAATAAGAAAGGAGCCACAAGAAGTAGTCAGCTTCTTGAAATTATACACAATGATATATGTAGGCCTTTTGATACTCCATTTTGGGTGGAGAAAAgtactttgttatctttatttgtcatgacccaaattaTGGGCCAGACTGACACTAAGACTTAGGTCAACATAAGGCCCCAAAAGCCCATAGTAAGCCGAACTATCTTCTAACCCAATCATGAAGCCCAtaattgggcccaatttcaagaaatcaattgGACAAAGTCTGGCCATAGCATGGACTATCTAACGGGGAGTTATTAACTCACCCATCCTGTAATCTCAATAAAacacatttggggagctcagctcacccatacaatcatccacaatttaaaataaaatcaaatggaagctcagctccctcatccaaaccATATGTCAATCCCGTTCAACCATACATGGGTTATATGAAGTTTACAATTTCCAAAATACATAATCTTTACAAtcctaaatcaaattaaatatttcctcacacatgcggagttctagatttttaaCTGACAATATAAATTACAATAATAGGCATAAAAGAACATGTAAGGAAGAGAACAGGTTAATTACATGTAAAGCTCTCATGTAACCTGAGAAAAAtgagtgaacaggagtgagcgttcgactcatagagtagtatattgattttaagtataatttctataactatctagcacTAATGCATCCCTATGGATGAAATGCAACATAGATCAACAAATTCATCCAATTCAAACAATattcgcacaaagaataatttggagcgcTCACACACCTGTGTGTCACATCAATGAATATACGTATATgtgagttgatcccctatacaactctcatAATCTAACACCTGTCaatgagatcaactcgagccggactttctcttataatccaaatgcgggggtcagcaagatcaactcaaagccatactcacCCCGTCTTACCACAAAAAGGACAGGACCTCAAGCGAGACAAGCTCTAGCTGATCTGCgcatcctatccatatccatcACACTGCATACACACACAGAGCTCAAAATCATCCTAAGGTGACATCCACATCCATTATACAAACAAGAAAATGCAACATAGATCGTGCCTAGCAATTAGCTACTTACATATATCTAtatgtgatgcatgagcatgctttgaatatgtaataataatattgaaattataaataaaatcaatatttacTCACAAATTAACCGTTAATTACTATGGCAgctaggcggaggaagaaggctgaccCGGCTCACCTAAatattatatcaaaaattttatcaatatttattcaaacaAACTTCAAAGAGTCAAAGAATAAATCTTAAGTTTTGTCAAAAATTCGACAGAGTTTTTCATATACCTAAAACCTACCTGACCTgtaaaaatattcaaataacacttctaaatctcaATTTCCCACAATTacaactcatcaataacatatagcccctcctgggccctccaaatcaatcAATACtcataatttgataaaattacgATTTAGTCCCCGAAACTAACCTTTTTGCAAAAATCACCAAAACGAgctttaaaatttctaaaattttgccccgctatCCATAGCAATATTAGAAGGTTAatacaaaagaaattataattttctaacctaccaagaatattttatgaatttttaatctaaaTCGGGCACTGGTTAATTAAGAAGACTTAGGGTTCAGGTTTACTTATGCCAATTCTGACGTTGGAAACGCATTCGAGGCATCTAAAAATGGTGGGATAGCCTATAACTTTGACTCATTTCTGAAGTAGTTCCAACAGCCTGTCTGTTCAGCCTGAAATTACAGACCCGAGCAATTATCAAATTTCCTCGAAATGAAAGTACTTACGTGAAGTCCTCAATACTAGgagttataaaaaaaatatttacgaAATTAATTAAGGTCAATTGAAGCTCgaaaaaaacactacgaagttcgtGGGACCTATCAAAATTTCGgtatcaaaaaattttgaaatttatgtccCCGCGAAGCTCTCATCATACAGAGCACGCCAGTACTCTCAAAATTCCCGTGGGGTTCTcggtttgggagaaatttagtGCAAAAATTAAAATTGGCTAAAACTTTCCGAGCAAAAATTAGAGAAACTACTCAATGAAAttgggtgttcttggtgtctatggaaagctcttgaggaGTAGAAGAGGTTCGGGATAAGACCCAATCTGATTAATGGCTGGATTGACCAAAATTTGGCCGggaagttggcacatttttttcGATGCCTTAAGGTGGCGGCCGGTGAGGAGAAAGAGTGAGGGAGGTGCGTCGATTACTAGGGAATAGAGGGGAAGTGGTTGGCCGGTCGGAGGTGGagggaagagaaagaaaatgagagagagagagagagagagagagagagagaggatgtcGGGGGCCGCgaggaaggaagaagaaaaagaagaaggccGATCCAATTCGA contains these protein-coding regions:
- the LOC110669444 gene encoding germin-like protein subfamily 3 member 1: MLHILFLAALLFFPSSQAADFCVAKLKGAGSPSGYACRNPAIVTVDDFVFSGLGAAGNTTNIISAAVTPGFVQQFPGVNGLGLSTARLDLAPGGVIPIHTHPAASEILFVVYGKITAGFISSSANKVYVKTLKKGDVMIFPQGLLHFQINAGGTTALAIVSFNSPEPGLQITDFALFGNNLPSNLVEKTTFLDDAQVKKLKGVLGGTG